DNA from Aquaspirillum sp. LM1:
CTTGCGGATTTTGCTCAACGTCTTCCACGTAGTCACGCAGCGCATACAGGGTTTCGCGCAGCTCGGCGTCTACTGAATCCAGTAATGCGGTAATCGGGGCCAGCCGGTTGTCCATGGCGCACAGCCGGGTCAGCCGGCCTTGCAGCTGCGCCAGCGCGGAAATCAGGTTGCCATCGTCGTCGGACAGGGCATTCAGGGCAATCTGTGCTTCGCTTTGCAGTTCGGCGGCATTGGCCAGGCGCTGGTGCTGCTGGCCCAGGGTGTCCCATTCGCCGGCTTGCAGGTTCAGGTCGCTCAGTTCGCTGATTTGCCAGGTCAGCCGCTCGCGCTCCAGCGCGTAGGCGGCGGCGTGTTGTTCGGCGTCCAGTCGGGCCTGGCGTGCGCTGTGCCAGTCAGCGTGCTGCTGGCGCACCTGGCTGACCAGCGCCTCGGCCTGGGCGTAGGCGTCGAGCAGGTCACGCTGGGTGTCGGTCTTGACCAGCGATTGATGGGCGTGCTGGCCGTGGATGTCAATCAGCCATTCGCCAGCGGTTTTCAGCTGGGCCAGGGTGGCGGCGTGGCCGTTGACAAAGCAGCGCGAGCGGCCATTGGCGTCGAGCATGCGCCGCACCAGCAATTCGCCGCTGTCGTCGGCCAGCGCCTGTTCGCCCAGCCAGTTGCCCAGCGCCGGCACCCGGCTGAGGTCAAAGCGCGCCGACAGCTCGGCGCGGTCGCGCCCGCTGCGCACCAGGCTGCCATCACCACGCCCGCCCAGCAGCAGCGACAGGGCATCGATAATAATGGATTTCCCTGCCCCGGTTTCACCGGTCAGCACGGTAAACCCGGCGGCAAAATCCAGCTCCAGGGTATCAACAATGACAAAATCACGGATGGCAAGGGACAGCAGCATAAGCGGGGTTCCGGTGGCAGCAGAAGGTCAGAGCAGGCGTTCGCCCCAGTGCAGTTTGTGGCGCAACATATCGTAGTAGTTGTAGCCAACCGGGTGCAGGATGCGCAGCGGGTTGCGGTAGCGGCGAATCACCACCCGGTCCATTTCCAGCAGGTCGCAGTGTGACTGGCCGTCAAAATGCACCCGGCTGTCGCTGCCCCGGGTGAGCATGAACTCGACCACGCTGCTGTCGTTGACGGCAATCGGGCGATTGGACAGCGATTGCGGGCAAATCGGCACCAGGGTGATGGCGGGAATGGTGGGATGCAAAATTGGCCCACCTGCCGCCAGTGAGTAGGCGGTGGAGCCGGTGGGGGTGGACACAATCAGCCCGTCGGAACGCTGGCTGTAGACAAACTGGTTGTCGATGAAAATTTCAAATTCAATCATCGAGCCAGTGGCACCACGGCTGAACACCACATCGTTGAACGCCAGCGTACGGGTGACTTCGGCGTCTTCGCGCATCACCGTGGCGTTAAGCAGGATGCGGTCTTCCGGCACAAACTCACCATGCAGGATGGCTTCGATGGTGCTGAACATTTCGTGCAGCGGCACATCGGTCATGAAGCCCAGCCGGCCCTGATTGATGCCGACCATCGGCACTTTGTACGGGGCCAGTAGCCGGGCGACCGACAGCATGGTGCCGTCGCCTCCGAGCACAATGGCCAGGTCGGCCAGTTTGCCCAGGTCGGCACGGTCTACCAGCGGATAGCGGCCTGCATCGGCGTGGCTGACGCTGTCGCGATCGACCAGGACGGTAATGTGCCGTTCGGCCAGAAAGTCAGCCAGCGAGATCAGCGAGGCGACAACCTGGGGTTTGCTGTGACGGGCGACCAGCGCCACGCGCTTGAACAAGGAATCCATGGGGCGAATTAAAACATTTGCCGGGGGGCGCGCCAAGTGGCTTGCATGGCTTAAGTTGACATCCTCCCCGACCAAAAAGCCGGGGTCTGCTGCGCACTGGGTCAAATCTTGCGCAGTTTGGTCGATTGGTGTGGCGTCAGACAGCACAAAGCCCCCAAAACGGGGGCTTTGTGCGCAGCTGAACGGGTCAGTTGTTCATGAAGTCTGGCAGACGCGCCATCCCCGGATTGCTCGGCGCGCTGTTGGTCAGCAACGGCGACGGGGTATTGGCTGCCGGCTCGGCCAGCAGGTCTTCCATGTCCAGCACCAGCACCACCGAACCATCACCCGACAGCGTGGCACCAGCCACACCGCGCGGACGAATGTTCTGCAGCGGCTTGATCACCACGTCATCACGGCCAACAAAGGCGTCGATGGCCAGAATGAACGCACGCTCTGCCGACTGCATCAGCACGCCAAACTGGGTTTCCTGGGTGGGCTGCCAGCCCAGCAGGTCGGCCAGCGAGCGCACCGGCAGGATTTCGTCGCGCACCACGATGGTGGGACGGCCAGAGACTTCCTGGATGCTGTCGTGCTCGATCGGGATGATTTCGCGCACCATCGCCAGCGGCACGGCAAACGGCTGGTTGCACACCTTGACCACCAGCACCGGCAGGATGGCCAGGGTCAGCGGCAGCGAGATGCTGATGCGAGTGCCTTCGCCCACTTCCGAGGTGATGTCGATGCGGCCATTGAGCTTCTGGATGTTGGTACGCACCACATCCATGCCAACGCCACGACCGGACACATTGGAAATCTGGTCCTTGGTGGAGAAACCCGGCAGGAAAATCAGCTGCAGCGCCTGCTTGTCGTCCAGGCTGTTGGCGGTTTCCAGGTCGATCAGGCCCTTTTCGACAGCCTTGCGCCGCAGGGTTTCTGCACGCATGCCCTTACCGTCATCGGTAATTTCGATCAGGATATGGTCACCCACCTGCTGGGCCGACAGTTCAATCACACTTTGCGGCTTCTTGCCGCTGGCAATCCGTTCGTCCGGGGTTTCCACGCCGTGGTCAACCGCGTTGCGCACCAGATGCACCAGCGGGTCGTTGAGGTCCTCGATCATGGTCTTGTCGAGTTCGGTTTCTTCCCCGATGATGACCAGTTCGACTTCCTTGCCCAGCTGGCGGGCCAGGTCGCGCGCCAGGCGCGGGTATTTCTGGAACAGCCGGCCAATTGGCTGCATCCGGGTTTTCATCACCGCGTTTTGCAGGTCGCCCACCAGCAGGTCGAGCTGGCTG
Protein-coding regions in this window:
- a CDS encoding NAD kinase, translating into MDSLFKRVALVARHSKPQVVASLISLADFLAERHITVLVDRDSVSHADAGRYPLVDRADLGKLADLAIVLGGDGTMLSVARLLAPYKVPMVGINQGRLGFMTDVPLHEMFSTIEAILHGEFVPEDRILLNATVMREDAEVTRTLAFNDVVFSRGATGSMIEFEIFIDNQFVYSQRSDGLIVSTPTGSTAYSLAAGGPILHPTIPAITLVPICPQSLSNRPIAVNDSSVVEFMLTRGSDSRVHFDGQSHCDLLEMDRVVIRRYRNPLRILHPVGYNYYDMLRHKLHWGERLL
- a CDS encoding chemotaxis protein CheA codes for the protein MSEFGGMDELLQDFLTESSELLSDVDNKLVELERRPDDKNMLHDIFRGFHTIKGGAGFLNVSPLVNLCHRTENLFDKLRNSEIQLNPEVMDIILEATGVVRDMFDVLRQGRMPEGADPMLLEALDRALKADQPITVVQLSPPPPPPPVAAPTPAAAPAPAPAASPAGAPDWQSLYHAVVVPAQAVTSAPAPAAAPVVAKPVAAAPSQPPAVVAPPPAPVRQPSKPTAMAPVQQENTIRIDTQRLDQVLNLSGEIGLTKNRLTTLRTEILQGNRDTNTLRSLDEAVSQLDLLVGDLQNAVMKTRMQPIGRLFQKYPRLARDLARQLGKEVELVIIGEETELDKTMIEDLNDPLVHLVRNAVDHGVETPDERIASGKKPQSVIELSAQQVGDHILIEITDDGKGMRAETLRRKAVEKGLIDLETANSLDDKQALQLIFLPGFSTKDQISNVSGRGVGMDVVRTNIQKLNGRIDITSEVGEGTRISISLPLTLAILPVLVVKVCNQPFAVPLAMVREIIPIEHDSIQEVSGRPTIVVRDEILPVRSLADLLGWQPTQETQFGVLMQSAERAFILAIDAFVGRDDVVIKPLQNIRPRGVAGATLSGDGSVVLVLDMEDLLAEPAANTPSPLLTNSAPSNPGMARLPDFMNN
- the recN gene encoding DNA repair protein RecN — translated: MLLSLAIRDFVIVDTLELDFAAGFTVLTGETGAGKSIIIDALSLLLGGRGDGSLVRSGRDRAELSARFDLSRVPALGNWLGEQALADDSGELLVRRMLDANGRSRCFVNGHAATLAQLKTAGEWLIDIHGQHAHQSLVKTDTQRDLLDAYAQAEALVSQVRQQHADWHSARQARLDAEQHAAAYALERERLTWQISELSDLNLQAGEWDTLGQQHQRLANAAELQSEAQIALNALSDDDGNLISALAQLQGRLTRLCAMDNRLAPITALLDSVDAELRETLYALRDYVEDVEQNPQELAQVEKRIDTLHAAARKFRLRPEDLPQRLADWQQQLAALDDVADMDALIAREADALLSLRQIASQLSARRQQAASELATRISAEMHCLAMEGSQFDIVLTTLEQPNAYGAESVEYHVAANAGTPLRPLAKVASGGELSRISLALQVVTSEVAAVPTLIFDEVDVGIGGRVAEVVGKLLKRLGDRYQVLCITHLPQVAARGDVQWQVAKSGEGETGSVVSRIRPLNSKERVEEIARMLGGEQITPTTRRHAKEMLAG